One genomic segment of Panicum virgatum strain AP13 chromosome 2N, P.virgatum_v5, whole genome shotgun sequence includes these proteins:
- the LOC120658967 gene encoding uncharacterized protein LOC120658967 produces MPPLLERFDAADELSLHLVILPFPNAYPIFLENTRKLPKCKALTVGLKVDAHSIKSSLLHLLKQCGGTTKMEIELIHHDAPKVSLCEYLHCPCVQQEMLKTENVTLDLLEEVEFHFFTGSDEDVDLVKLLFMCKKALKKMVINVADDVAISDEVHEKIKSFSHPSTTLEIGGPSSHKRGVCLCKEHDWY; encoded by the exons ATGCCGCCACTGCTGGAGAGGTTTGACGCTGCGGATGAACTGAGCCTCCATCTCGTCATTCTACCA TTCCCCAATGCTTACCCTATATTCTTGGAGAATACAAGGAAGCTTCCCAAGTGCAAGGCTCTAACAGTGGGGCTAAAAGTAGATGCACATTCAATTAAGTCAAGCTTGCTTCATCTCCTCAAGCAATGTGGTGGCACTACTAAGATGGAGATTGAGTTGATCCACCATGATGCACCAAAA GTGTCTCTATGCGAATATTTACATTGCCCTTGTGTTCAACAAGAGATGCTGAAAACCGAAAATGTCACCCTGGATTTGCTTGAGGAGGTCGAATTCCATTTCTTTACAGGATCCGATGAAGATGTCGACTTGGTGAAGCTGTTGTTCATGTGCAAGAAGGCACTTAAAAAGATGGTGATCAATGTGGCTGATGATGTCGCTATAAGCGATGAAGTACACGAGAAGATCAAGAGCTTCTCACACCCTAGCACCACACTTGAGATCGGTGGTCCTTCGTCACATAAGAGGGGTGTCTGCCTGTGCAAAGAGCATGACTGGTATTAG
- the LOC120658968 gene encoding F-box/FBD/LRR-repeat protein At1g16930-like, producing MAAALADRRLRHRHGADRISELPDDLLHQILHRVASTPAAVRTSVLSRRWRRLWADLSELRLDSVLAPVPGIGTVDGALDACSVPTVTRLNVSLDHLPPWGSGLSADRVAPWLRFASRRVAGDLCIMLPPAATGGAVVEEEDLRLPVCERVTEITLWLGYRFRLRMPAAGTFAALTYVNVRDARMDSRELEEFVFCWCPRLEELAVRLSPFLAESVVCIRSDSLRRLDFHIKNTRRLDVAAPSLERLSMSNADKTYITAPELGEVAWEDDCFDPLRHQFTETGRHLRRLVLTLSSTTAELLQRFDTVDQLIVDISIPHGGDGYMSFLENVDMLPCCDVLVVQSTSTSHSSIPSLLHLLRSSTGVKKFVVYLEFMVNGLCRLLGCPCDSPKGRGTGDINLYLLDEVEINLISDEVSSDAQAEFVELLLGCNAPVLKKVVSNMSCTCPFIREDMCEKICEICLLSNKFEFSVVRVGDEWEESCSTVVIHISAKRYLAVELMTFADLLEHEISHVQ from the exons ATGGCCGCGGCCCTTGccgaccgccgcctccgccatcggCACGGGGCGGACCGCATCAGCGAACTCCCCGACGATCTCCTCCACCAGATCCTGCACCGCGTAGCCTCCACCCCCGCTGCGGTGCGCACCAGCGTCCTctcccgccgctggcgccgcctctGGGCCGACCTCTCCGAGCTCCGCCTCGACTCCGTCCTAGCGCCGGTCCCGGGCATCGGCACCGTCGACGGCGCGCTCGACGCCTGCAGCGTGCCGACCGTGACGCGCCTCAACGTGTCCCTGGACCACCTGCCGCCCTGGGGCAGCGGCCTTTCGGCCGACCGCGTCGCCCCATGGCTGCGCTTCGCCTCGCGGCGCGTCGCGGGGGACCTCTGCATCATGCTGCCACCagcggcgacgggcggcgcggtggtggaggaggaggatctGCGTCTCCCCGTGTGCGAGAGGGTCACGGAGATCACGCTGTGGCTCGGGTACCGCTTCCGGCTCCGGATGCCGGCGGCCGGCACGTTCGCGGCGCTGACCTACGTGAACGTACGCGACGCACGCATGGACAGCCGCGAGCTGGAGGAATTCGTGTTCTGCTGGTGCCCGCGCCTGGAGGAGCTCGCCGTTCGGCTGTCCCCGTTCCTCGCCGAGTCCGTCGTCTGCATCCGCTCGGACTCGCTAAGGCGGCTGGACTTCCACATCAAGAACACGCGGCGGCTGGACGTTGCCGCCCCAAGTCTCGAGCGGTTGTCCATGTCGAACGCCGACAAGACTTACATCACCGCGCCGGAGTTAGGGGAGGTCGCTTGGGAGGACGATTGCTTCGACCCGCTTAGACATCAGTTTACTGAGACAGGGCGTCATCTCCGGCGGCTAGTGCTCACCTTGAGTTCAACAACGGCAGAGCTACTGCAGCGGTTCGACACTGTCGATCAGCTGATAGTAGATATCTCGATTCCACAT GGGGGAGATGGTTACATGAGCTTCTTGGAGAATGTGGACATGCTTCCCTGTTGTGATGTCTTGGTGGTACAATCAACAAGTACTTCCCATAGTTCCATACCAAGTTTGCTGCATCTCCTCAGGAGTTCCACAGGTGTAAAGAAGTTTGTGGTTTACTTGGAATTCATG GTGAATGGTCTATGCAGATTATTGGGCTGCCCATGTGATTCTCCAAAGGGCCGCGGAACTGGTGATATCAACCTATATTTACTGGATGAGGTAGAGATCAATCTGATATCAGACGAAGTATCCTCAGATGCACAAGCTGAATTTGTGGAGCTGCTACTCGGATGCAACGCACCAGTGCTAAAAAAGGTGGTCAGCAACATGTCGTGCACCTGCCCTTTCATAAGGGAGGATATGTGCGAGAAGATCTGCGAAATTTGTCTCCTGAgtaacaagtttgaattcagtGTTGTTCGCGTGGGAGATGAGTGGGAGGAATCCTGCTCCACTGTTGTGATACACATCAGTGCAAAGCGCTACTTAGCTGTAGAGCTGATGACCTTTGCCGATTTGCTTGAACATGAGATAAGCCATGTGCAGTGA